The Acipenser ruthenus chromosome 26, fAciRut3.2 maternal haplotype, whole genome shotgun sequence genomic sequence TGAGAGGGCAGGTGGGACGAcaacagaaaaggaaaaaaagagcCTATATAAAAAAGCACTTTGCTCCAATTCCCAGCTTCTGTAATGAAGTCCTAAAACACAAGCTCTGGGAGGTTAATGGAAAGCAGTTGGTCTGAGCGATCGACGGAGACTTCACGTCCACAGCCTTGTGGTTTGGCTCTCCACAGGCCTCTGTCTAGGAGCTCTGCTGGTTGCCATGGcagcagcagctcagagcaggTCAGGCAGGATGAGGCCTGGCGGTTTGGGCTCAACGCAGTTAATCCAGAAATTGGCACAGCTGGCGTGATACTGGTGACCCCCGTACATCAACTTGAAGCTGTCCGTTTCCGAGCTGaaagcctggggggggggggggtaaaaataTGTTAGAAATCATTTACCGTGTTTAAAATTCCTTTACCGGGGTGAATTCAGGTCTAATCCACCCAACTTGTCAAGACCagataaatgttttaaatttatGGAGAAAGTGGAAATCATcagcacttttttttctaaattcaaACATTAAACCTGCAAACCTGAGATCTTCCCCCTAGACCTACTGGCTTAGAAATTCTTCTGGGGCTGTTGAGAGAAACGTTTATTCCTGCACGTCACAGCACCACTGACAGCACACAGATTgctccaggtaccagattttgggTTAGTCCCTCTTCTACAGGGTCTTTCAGCATCAATTTAGGAAACAAGGGAGACTTTTCACCCGTGCTGGGAAGTGACTGACACGCGAAGAGGCAGAGAGGCTGCAGATTAGTAGCACTGAGACCAGCTGGTGTGTTCTGCAGCAGGTAATCTGGGATCAAGCACGTTGAACCTCAGGGAGGACcagtattttgttttggtcctgTCTGTTCTAGATAACTTTTCGAAAGCACTAGCCTGCATCTGCATAGCACTTCCTCGGTATGGCATTAAAGAATTTCTCAGACATGTATTACGTAACTGACTCATGACTCATGATCTCCtacagagggggaaaaaaattagaatgcaaaaaaaaaatggtaagcAGAATGAATCATTCCATACAGAGCTCTGGCAAGTACTTATGAAGTGGGCAGGCTGTGAATTATTCTTTATATTCTGAGTAGGGAAGAATGTGGGACTGTAGGAGTCCAGGGATCATCCCATTCTTGTTTTAAGGGAGGGGGTTGGTTTTGTGGATGGGTCTTCACCCACATCCTTGAACTACTCCATTCATTCCTCTTCTGATCAGAGAAATAATCTGCCAAGGCTTGCATCTCACCGCGAGGGAAGGATAATGGAGAGAAAGCACAAGAGAAAGAGGTTTTCATCTCAGTGATTGCATGCAATTTACCCTTCAAAAGAGTCTGTGTTCCAGCGAAGGAACAACAGGTGTAAAAAAATCACAGAGCTGAAGATCTTGTTAAAGTAAATGACTGATAAGAAAAAAGGTCAGTCTAAAGACACTATTACAAATCAGCCATCCAGCTCCGGGAATCCTGATGGGCTGACCAGGAACAGTAAAGTAATAAAACAGCATAGCCCGTGGGTCAGAGATCATTTTTCTCATCCAAGTTTGTCTACAAAGGATTTTTGCTCTACAGCAGCTATTTATTTTCTCTGTTCTAAATATTGTAATGGGTTACTCAGAATAGATCTGAGTATCTGGCCCACAGTCGGAGTTATTGCTGCCTCTGTAGTACAGTCACTGTATTGAATACTGGCCGTCTCGTGTGTTATTGCTTACGCTCACAAACACGCAGTGCCTAGCTGGTCTTCAGTTGTTGCTGGCTGCAGGACATGTTGCAAACACCACATGTTTCTGTGCTCATGGCTCAAGGCAGATATGTAACTAACTAATTGACAAGCAGGGCCATTTTCCAGTTTGCTTTCTTCAAAAGGCTGGTACAATAAGATGTGACTATTAAAACAGAAAGAGAGAcgtggagagggggagagtgggagagagtgTTTGATTGCATAAGAGTGGAAACAGCAAGATGTGGATTATAGATTTATTTTAAGGACACCCAAATTTTAGAAGCCTCTCGGGATTGGTTGAAGCAGCTCAACACTGAACAAGTGAATTATTAACAGATCAAGAAGACTGGAACACCGCGAGAATCAAGTGGTTCTGAAATGGGGCAGCAGAACCACTTTCGGAACGTTAGAAATGATTCTTACATCATCTCCTATGAATACACACCGTTAAACAGTGGAATGTTGAGTCTCCAATCCTTCTCGCATTATCCGCTATGGGTTTATGCATAAAACACATGTACACGTCCAGCCCTCAGCTTGATAAGCTATTCAAGTGAGTATCAGAGCCCTAAGTCAGGCTGCAATTCCACACCACCTGCGCTACATGGTACAGCCCTGCTGAAGCACTATCTAAATCAATGACTGATTTCATTAGGAACGGATTGGCGTCTTTTTGTCTTGGCTTTTTATTTCGTATTTATTGGGCCAGAATTGCCTATTGAGCTGCTTCACTGATTGTGCACTGGACAAATTCCCAGCCCCGACACCAACAGGACGTCACCTTTAAAAAAAGAGCACGGAAATGCCATGTGTGTGGGGTTCTGAAGACCAGGCTTTTGGACTTGTATATTTTGTAAGATATCTATAGATACCAAAATAGAAGTGGATTACAGGGAAACACTGTGCGTTGCATGTGTGAAGTTGCAAGCACACTACTACTGCACAGGAACCACACACGTCATTTTTGTGCTCCTTTCTGTTCAGGAAAACGAGGCCCTGCCCCATTGccagtactgattagaggaaagTGAAAGCGTGAGGGTCATTAGGTGCTGTTGACAGCTTCATACATTTTTAGGGGGTCGTTCCTTAGCTTTGTCTTCCTTCTGCAAAGCGTTTAAGACCAAGGTAAACAATGGCAAACCTGACGTCTACAAAGCAAAAGAACAGCAAAGGGTTAGAAACCATTTCTTACAGGACGCAAACAAACACCTTTACTGATCTGCCTCCACAGCTCTCATCTCATCGAGAAGCTATTCGTTGCCttagtaagtaaaaaaaaaaaaaaaaatgtaaatcttttGAAGCCACTCTACAAGTTCAGCTAAGTATCGGGTTGCTGTAGTTATACAAAACATGACCTTTAAAAAGCGCCCAAGTTAAATGAAGGTTCTGAAAGGCAGGAGGAGAATCGAGAgcagagtttttgttttttgtaccttGCTCCTGGAGTCCACGCTGAGCAAGCAGACTCCGCAGGCCAGCTCCTTGGCGTTCTTGATCCCATGGCGCAGTATACAAGAGGAGAAGTCCAGGGAGCTCTCGTCAGgctgaaaacaacaagggacggGAAACTGTGAATCGAAGGAGCCGCGCCAACCCATCCCCCTGAACATCGCAGCCTCAAACTGCTTTAACAATGCAGGCTGTTCAGTCAGTTTGCATCTAACTGCATTGTTGTTGCAGCTgtcaaaaacaacatttttttgcgTTTGTCATTGGTAGACAGGGGAGTTAAGAATTACGGATCTGTCTTATTGGAACAAATGGCTGGTCGGCCAAAAATAATGCACCCTTTTTCCTGAATAAATATCTTCAAAGCACACTAGCCCAAACGTGCTCCGTTTCCTATAGTTTTACACACAGAGGGAGGGGTTTGATTACAGGGGACTCACCGACAGGTTTGCGAGGGACATGAACCCAATCAGGTTGTGCCACACGCGGTTGATGTCCTTCAGGAGCTGCTGTAGTTTGTCGCTGCACACGGCCGTCGCTTTGATCCCCAGCTCAACGCGCCTCACTACTCTGTACACCTCCACCACTCCTGCGCAGAGGAAAAACCATCAGCCTCCACCCACATGTATCTTACACGGCCGGGTTCACAAATCAGGATGAGCACTAGGCCTGGGCTTAGCTACAGCAACATTAtaggctagtttcacagaccctgattagctttGATTATTTTACCTAAAATTAACACTGCTTAGCTCCAAGATTAGTTGGAACTGGGGTTTGTAAAACCAGACGTCAGTGTGATTTAATAAAGAGATCAAGTTATTTTACAGAGTAATTTAGGACCAACACTGCCCAATTTATGCAGAGACTAAAAACGAAAGCGAAACTGGGTTTAGATCATCCCATATGCTGTATATTAAAATGCTGTAAAAGCAAGATCTCTTACCCAAGAGGTACTCCATTCCTTGGGCGGACTGGATGACTTCAGTGCAAACAGAAGAGCTGCTGATCCCATTCAGGGTGTCATTGGCTTTATTAATGACCTACAGGAAGATACACGCCCATTCACTTGTGACCATCCCAGTGTTCTTTAGTGCAAATGTGTTCTACCTGAATAACGTCAGCACACGTCTATTACACAATGGAAAACAAAATGGGGGCGTGCAGGAGAATGAGCTCTTCCCAATTTATGGAAAatcattctgttttaaaatgcaagtACTTTAAAATGCAACGTCTGCTGGAAAATTTGCCAAGCTGCAAtcaaaaagatttaaaaagatCAGTACGGCACAGCATGGCTTCAAGCCCAAGCTGAATAATGGAGACTGTATTCGGAGAGTGCTTGAATAAGGGGTTCCGAGCACAGTGTAGCAACATACTGTCTGCTGCTTCATATCAACAGGCTTTCGTTACCAAGAGAAAAGAAAgctgaactaaaaaaaaataaatacataaaaaatacatgcaaCCTTTTTGCCTTACCGAGATTATTCGAtcaataataatcatttttaaaaccattgcagGATGCACAGATACACATTCACTGACCTGCAGAGCACTTTCCAAACACCTCTGCCATTCATATGCATAGCGTTCGCTCTCctgcaaaaaaaggaaattataataatataatgtccGCCCTGTTTTGGGGCTACTGATTTTGGGGGGGGTGGAAGAGAATAGCCAGATGGGAAAGGTCAGGATGGGGCTGTACGCTCATGCAATCCTCAGAGCGGCACAGTCCAGTCAATAGGTGGCACTGTGGTACAGCATGCCTACAGATATGGTTAACAAGCGATCCAGCTTGTAAAGGGAGTGAGCTTGCAGCCCACATACTGGTTTCACATGTATTCTTGCATGGATGCGTGTTTCTATAGAAGCGGGAGACAAGCACACCTTCACAAGGGTCAGAGGGAGTGAAGCACGGACGACCGCAGATCGATATAACGAAGCGTTCCCCCAAAACACCCACTTGCCTTGAACAGATCAAAACGAGCAGAACCATTCGCGCGCACACTGCCATGATTTGCACCCTTCTGGTTTGAAGCAGTTCTAGAACGTGTTAAAGGGAAGCAGGTTGCTCACCTCCACCTCCCCGGTCAGGTCCTTGTATTTGTCTCTGATGACTGGCAGGGCTGGTTTCTCGCTCAGCGTGTTGGACTTGTCTCTGAAGGGCTGCTCCGGGGCTGGGGACGGAGTGGAGTGGCTGATCTCTTTGTCCCCCAGGCTTAGACTCCTTTTATGAGACCCTGAGAGGAAAGACGCATCAAGACTGGAGAACTTGCATCTGTATTTATACATCAGCGTCCACCCACACGGCTTTCAAAGCACTCTAGACAGACAGACCACAGTGCGGTAAAGCCAGACGCCGGAGCGTCGTTTACACCTGCACACCGTACAGCACCGTacatcaaaataataaatctgtatgatcatttatttattcattgattaAATAGAAATAGCTTTCCCATCCAATGGAAGCAATGCATTTTCAGGAGAATTCCCTTAATTCACATAAATTACTCTCAGGATCTGGTTCAGCACATGCTTTCCCCTCTCAGCCACGATTATGAACCGTCTGCAAACAGTGAGGCagtgtttatataaataaatccagGAGTGAACACTGGAACTGCatattcaatgtaaaaaaaatacattcctgCTCAAAATTTACTTAAAACTAAATATACTTTGaattaacaggtttttaaaaaggtGGAAAACTGCATCACTGTGCAAGctttattgattgattaataaataaataaataaataaataaataaataaataaacaaacaactatTCTTCCAGAACAGCCCAGATGCATGATTCTGAATTGTCAGCTGACCTCTAAGATCAACCTAAAGGAATGAGCATGCATTAGTTACACAATAGAACAGCCCCACTCACCTTGCACTGAAAGGTCGAAAGTGGCCAGCTCGCTCCTGATCATCTCCTCGCTGGACTTCACTTTGGCCTGGGAGCTGGCCATGAGGAAGTCAAACTTGCCAAACTTGGGCTTGTCCGCTTGGGAGGCTCCGAAGTCGTCCGGCTGGGCGGTGTCCGAGCCCGGATCTCCAGAGACGGGGGCTGTGTCGGACTTCTCAGAGACTGTGCTGGCGAAATCCCCAAAatcatcctcttcctcctcctcctcctcaccctgGCCCTTTGTCCCGAAATCCGGGAAGGCGTCAAACTGCCCCTCCGCAGTGCTGGCGCTCGACGCCTCCTCGCTCGTGAAGGCGCGCACCTTGCCGCTGGTTGTCACGGCGAAGTTCTCCGCGCTGCCGAAGGAAGTCTCTTTCTTCTGCAGGACAGAGGTGGCGGATGCAGGGCTGCCCTCCGAGGTGAAGAAGCTGGGCTGAGGTTTCTTGCTCTGAATGGTCGCCGGCTCCTCCCGTTCTGACCAATCGAAGCTCGCAAGGCTGCtcaccgcagagtcgccagcgctGAAGGTACCGAAGGGGTCAAACTTGAAGTCGTCCACCTCTGCAAAAGCAATAAAAGGCGAGACCCTGCTAATGAGATGATTACAGGACCCCGTCATGAGGATGAACTGCACAAGCGAGGGAGCCTCTACGCTCAGCATTGAAACTTCTTATTTTGGGTGCTATGACCTGCTGTATAGGGTTTCTGTGTTGTACATGTTGCAGTGTGGTAGATGTACAGCACAAAGAAAACACTTACCAATTTCCATTGtattggtacaaaaaaaaaaaaaaatggagaccTTCACAAGCTGGTTTTATTTCACACCTCTATCTATATGATCCTCCcacctttcaaaaaaaaaaaaaatcaaagtgtaTGAAGCACTGGATCAAGTTTCTAGGAAACACTCCCCTATAAGTTTGTAATTATTCAACAGTGTAGCGTAAATGAATACATGTCTGGTTTGTCTATTCTGCAATTCTTTGCATTTCTCTTAACCTCTTTTATATTGATTTATTGTGTTTGAAAATGACAAATCAGATTTTCAAGAGGCCCTTAAGACAAGAGAAGGGTAAAGACTGCATTTTCAGCAGAATTTAATCTATTTCAGGGTAAAGGTCTActgctagcaaaaaaaaaaaacacaccaccactCCAGCCCCCCACTGCCAGCGAGCTTTGTAAAAAAGCAGGTATGCACAACAACTGGCACGCTCTTAAAGATCCACATGGAATTTTGTTTATATAATGCCTTTCTTCAAAGTGAGCAGTGGGAAGCTGGCATGCCACTCTCTTTAAAATCTGCTAAAAACAGGACAAGTCCTccagggagggagagggagagggagagggagagggagagagaggagagaacaaACAGCTGCAGCTTCATTTAGCCTTCCCTGCTGGAGCGAGACAAACACAGATTCTGGGGCTGCCTGCAGAGCTTCAGCCAGATTTGCATTACAATACACTTTAAATACTCTGCCATTTCACAGGGAGAAAACAGCTGCCTTGTGAATATTAAAtcagtttggaaaaaaaaaaaaaaaaattcaagcttTTTAAAAAGGAGGGTATTATTATGATAGTTTGGGAGATGAGATGACATGTCAGTTACTGAAAGACACACAGAAATCAGAAAGCAGGTTTAGTGTGCAGCGCAGACGGCAGACGGGCGTCTGCGTGGGAGTGAAAGCTTGCTCCCACTCAGTCAATACAAGCCCTGGCCCTTTCTACTCCCCACCCTCCCACATTTCAAAcctgtctcctctctccaggTTAGGGCAGCCCCCTTACATTACCGACTCACAGTCTAGCCACTATCCTGCCAAAGTATAAAATTAGATGATTtacattcaaaaaaatatatataatatcaacACTTAATGCAGTCTGGACCACTCAATTGATTACACAGTACAGCGAATGCAATGCAACAAAGGGTTAAATGTGGTCTAATACTTCTATGATTTTAAAAGGGCTCCTAAATGCATATTGTATTTCTTGGTTTATCATGTCACCACCAGGAGATGGAGCTGCAGCTTTGGGTGCACTGAAACTTTTTTAGGTGGGGGGGAGGGAAAGGGATAAATTGTAGAATTGGCAAAGATCAGTTCGGACGTCAAATCTATACAGTAGATTAGCAGCGACTTTATGATTATATTAATTAAAGGGGAGTGGAGGATCACTGTGTATTGTAATAAACTATTTCAAACTAAAATCTGCCCATTGAGGAATCTAACTGAGAACCACAGTGGGTATGCcacgtatacacacacacacacacacgcatacacacaaaccAACACGCTCGCACACACAGGCCATTTGTGAAATTGACAAGAGGGTCATACAAAAAGGACACGGCACCTGCTATTCTTTAGTGTTACTTATAAAGTAAAGGCAGAAACAAGGAGAAATCAACACACCGTTACGCGCTTCAGCTATGCAAAGATATAGATTTATTAGGAGAACAAAGAGCCCAGAGAAAGAGCGAGATTGACAAAATACTGTATCATTACAGGAGAGATTATCTAAACAAACacctttgttttaaaaagtatacaagggcatgcaaaaaaaaaaaaaatctgcaaaaaagaagagaaaactCAGAAGCAGAAACCAGAAGGCACAGGTCACTCAGAATTATAAACCAGCAGTACCATTAGAAGACACAGTTATAgtattagaaaaacaaacaatgcagAAACAGCTGGGTATAAGACATTTAAAATGATACAGACATTGTGGTTCCAGATTTGTTAAGCCCAGGTACTGTGTGAGTTAACCCTTTGCAGCACttgataaataacattaaaatgaataagAGTGAGCAGCTACAGGACATGCAGCGCTGGCAAAGGCAGATTCTATAGAGGCAATGTCCAGCAAGCCTTTAAAAGGCTACATAACCAGTCAAAAGGACCAATTAACATGCTGTGGGGAGTGAGCACAAGATTCATTACTTACTGCAAGTCTAGATTAATGAAGATATTTAATTCTGGTCTCAAGCTGCAGTAATGCGGATTGAATTATGAATTCACTTTTAATTCCTATATCGAGTGAAGTACATTTCTTCAGATAAGGGTGATCGCAGGGTAAATGTGATCTATACCTGGGAGAAGGACCGGGTTATATTTTCACACGTGGATCAGCTTTATCCTGTGATCAgaccctatttaaaaaaataaaataaaatcaggccATCATCAGTGCACTGCTGCGCCCAAGTGAATGCGGGTTTCAAATCTAGCACAACATACTCTACCACCACCAAGACTAGGAGTGTAGAGAGCTTTCATGCTACTGAAAGACATTCAGAGCTGGAATACAGGATAGATTGTTCTGCTATTCTGGTGCGCCAAGGGTTAAACACACAAAGCAGACAGAAAGAACACATTCTAAAGCAGTTCTAGAACTGGAACACAGGTTCAGTTACAGCAGCGAAGAAAAAGCGCCAAGGCAGGATTTAAAGAGACAgtaccttttcttttttaaaaaaataatgaatagcTTTTCATGTCAATTTCACAAATGTCCACGTGCTGTAATGAAACAAAgggtttttcttttattatatatgcCAACAGCGTGAAGGGGTCGCATGAAATTATAAAAAGATGCAGATCTTTCAATTCAAAATTAGtcgcagttacaatgtaattgaaCCCaggcacacctgtgtaattgtaCCATAATTCAtcgattacagttcaattacacatttaCTCGTCATTCGATCATCATTCTTGCATTTTCACTTTTAGTGATTTGTTTGAATAAAAGTTCTAGATTATACTTGTGTATTTGTAGCTGTGATTATTATTGCTGGTTATTTtgaataaacagagtaaacatgttaatgcagGGAGCTGTTTATGTAAtcttagtgtaattgtaattataattactgcagcataactgtaatcaaacaaaacagcattgtaacTGTAACCTCAGCACACAATTCTGCTGTCATTATAATTGTATGAGAGCCCAGGTCTGCCCGTCAGAGCCAACAAGGTAGATACTGCCTCTTTAAAATGACACAGTAAGAGTTACAAGAGCACCGTGTCCCTCTCTGTGCACCTGCACTGGCATCTCAACCCTTGTGCTTGTGACAGTGTGGCACACGCCCACACCATCCGAGGGTGACCAGAAAGACTTCATGTAAGCTACACAGTACAATACTTTAACAGGGGGTGGAGGTCTCAGAGTTAAAGACGGTTAAGATAACGTTTCCCCTTCCGATTTCAAAAAGGGAATCGTTGGGAGGCTGGCAAATCGggattttaaaaatggaaaataaataaataaatggttaagAAAAAGggttaaatttaaattaaaaaataaagttttgacACAATATGAAACACTGTATTGTAAGCAACTGGTCATCAATAACTTTAATACTGAATATGctaatacttgtttgtttgacACTGTCctaatactaataaataaatctCTCAGACCgtcctttttaaacagctgaagcaCTGAAGCACACGGGCTCAAGCCTCGGATATGATTTTGTACTTTACTCTCAAATTCACAAAACAGCTTTGTGACAAGGAGCTCAAGCGCAGTCATGCACGGGCTGTAGCGTATCGCTGAGTTATCTTAACGTTACTGTGAAACGAATGTAAAACATATCAAACTAAATGAGCGACTGATTTGACTGCAGTGTTAGGATGCTCCCTGGCTTATAATGATGCCACTCTATTCCAGCCCCCTTTCCACAAACAAAGCAGAATTGTTGCTTGCAAAACCAGCTCTGGAAACACAGGAGTCCTGCAGTATCTTCTGCTTCTTCACTCGGGTTTACAAATCAATTCAAACGATAGGGATTTCAATGttcagctatagccaaaagttttaggattgagacgttgtttcaaatacaaaattaaaatatatacgatatacaaaattaaaatatctACTCGTCACCACTTCCAATTGCAACCTTTTGATTACTTCTAATGGAGTAACACGTCAAGATTTGTTTTTTCGTTAAAGTATACGGAAGACTACAAAGCCggtgtgtaatttaatatgttaacgtaacattattcagcaggtttcatttgactctatgaagcaaaatgagatcattccagggtgatgcaaaacttttggccatagcggtaGTGTCTGGGGATCAACAACAACATTAACTAGATTTCCACACACCCCCGCCCCCCCTTCCCAAGCGAAAAACATTTGGCTTAATTACCGATAAGACATTTTtgtgctggtcccttgaaattcaaaTCAATGAGAAATGACTACACTTTAAGTTGTACTTCCTACATGGAACAAGAGCGACATCTGGTGGCCTCTATCACAGTTTATATGTTGAAAGCATTTCTACTCCACCACTTAATGTACAGTGATATGCTAACATGGGTCAGAATAGCCTGGCGTCAGCGATAGGCATACAactaaaaacacatacataatcaaaaccttaaataataataaatacatacatatatacatacatagataATTCTCTCAACTGAGTCTGCAAAAAGGTTGATCTTGGGAGGtggttttgtttaattgaataatGAAGGCTATACTGAATTCTTCCCttgataaaataaaaaccacacattttaaaaccattctGAAGTCATCACAGATATGACTGCAAAGGGTGTgctgtgggggaggggggtgtagtgtgcaacactgataatAAACAAAACGCTTTGTAACAAAATAACGACCAATACCGCAAAAACAAACCTGTCGCTTTTGTTTTTTCTACCAGAGCAATCGAACCAGTTCCTCACCTGCTGCGGGGGGCTGGTGCCCGCTGACCACTGGCAGGTCGAGAGAGCTGTCCGACAGGACGTGCTGGAGATCCCCTCCGAGGTCAGACAGCTTCATGTCCAGCTGGACGGAGAGGGCGTCTTCAGAGTCCTCCTTCCCCGCGCTGCTGCCCCCGATGGACGGGAGGTCCAGAGACTTGACCGAGGCAGAGTCCTCCTTGGCCTGCTTGAAGGCGGCCACCTTGTCCACCAGGCTCTTCTCAGAGGCACCCAGGGCTGACGAGAACCTGGAAGAGTGGAAGTCTGCAAAGTCGTCCGCGTCTCCTTTGACCACCGATGAAGCGGAAGCAAGGCCTGCAGAGAGGCTCTCCTTGGCGTCCTCGAAGCCCAAGGTCGTCGTGGAGCCTTCCAAGGAGAGCCTTTTGAAAATGTCGTATTTGTCAGAGgatgtctgctgctgctgctgcagggggGTCTCTCCCACACTGGAGTTATTTTCGCTTGGTTTCTCCTCCGCCGTCTTCTGCTCTGGCACTCCGGATGAAGACGCGCTCCCGAAGGCCATGAAGTCTGCGAAGTCGTCCTGGACGTGGGCGACCCCGGCGCTCGGCGCGCTGACCCCCAAAGAAGAGGAGCCGAAGAGGGCGAAGTCACCAAAATCATCTGCCCCGCCGAGAGCTTTCCTGCCTGCCCCCGAGGAAGGGGCTGCCAAAGGGGGGAGGCTGGAGGCAAGAGTCGAGGGGGCTGGAAACGACAGAGCCTTAGTCTCGGCAGTGGTGCTGGCAGCAGGGCCTCCCAGAGAGGAAAAGAGGTCCAAATCTGCCATGTTCAGGGAGGGTTTGGATGGAGGAAGAGTTGCCGTTGAGttgtgtggttgtggttgttgttgtagaGGCTGCGTTTGGAGGAAAGGAGGAGGGAAGGTTTGCTGGAAGATCTTGGCTTGCTCCGGGGGGTCTAGTGGGGATATGCTGTCGGCTGTTTTAAAGTCTGTGAAGCCATCATCGCCTCCAGCGGACTTGAAGTCTGCAAATCCCTCCCCTGCGAAGACACAAAGAAAACACGCACGCAGGGCATTAATGCAACAAATCAAAAAGGGGCTCAAATATAAGGACTATGAAATGTACAGTGTAAATGCAACATCCCTAAATCCTCAGCTAACCACCAGCCCCCTTGCTGTTAGGGAGATGAAAAGAGGTCTCCTGTGCGCAACCTCCTGATCAGCAGCAAAATAAATCAGATGTTTGACCTTCACAAGCCACTCCTTATAACTGCACCACACACAGGAGTAGCAAACACATGCAGCAGTACAAATCAAGCAGTAAGGGATGGAAATACgaccactgcatagcagtttgatccattcctgtttatga encodes the following:
- the LOC117429303 gene encoding synergin gamma isoform X7, which encodes MLQGTMPFHCSYLTLGCLFAVLQSSVRRCFKCSACWVTLSRVATLPLLRSEARRVWYRRLTRKLLLCVSRFQIARFVVKMALRPGAGGGGSFMFPVAGSHGPSQGMMPMQQQQQQQPGYPMVQVMQPNMQSMMGLNFGSQMPPGTMPMQGGMPMGPMQAAGMQYMGQPQFMGMTAPGPQYMPDMQKQLAEEHQKRLEHQQRMLEEDRKRRQFEEQKQKLRLLSSVKPKMGEKSRDDALEAIKGNLDGFSRDAKMHPTPASHPKKPGVGVYPQQEAIQPMVPGWLYNDSLVPDLFKKVLEITMTPSGIDTAKLYPILMSSGLPREALGQIWASANRTTPGKLTKEELYTVLAMIGVTQRGLPAMSLDILTQFPSAPVPNLPGLALVMPGVMQQQQQQHQQQPMLSMPPVPQPAVSMPLSTAQPVLGVNLPVQAGVLSTQVSPGFMPSFPSNTQASEPDDDDFQDFQEAPKAGSANDSFTDFQGESSGAFPIAARTQPQNSALALLTPISGSSTPASSDKYAVFKQLSVERPGETAVPVPDYGDKYSVFRALEQPPDIKPIGEGFADFKSAGGDDGFTDFKTADSISPLDPPEQAKIFQQTFPPPFLQTQPLQQQPQPHNSTATLPPSKPSLNMADLDLFSSLGGPAASTTAETKALSFPAPSTLASSLPPLAAPSSGAGRKALGGADDFGDFALFGSSSLGVSAPSAGVAHVQDDFADFMAFGSASSSGVPEQKTAEEKPSENNSSVGETPLQQQQQTSSDKYDIFKRLSLEGSTTTLGFEDAKESLSAGLASASSVVKGDADDFADFHSSRFSSALGASEKSLVDKVAAFKQAKEDSASVKSLDLPSIGGSSAGKEDSEDALSVQLDMKLSDLGGDLQHVLSDSSLDLPVVSGHQPPAAEVDDFKFDPFGTFSAGDSAVSSLASFDWSEREEPATIQSKKPQPSFFTSEGSPASATSVLQKKETSFGSAENFAVTTSGKVRAFTSEEASSASTAEGQFDAFPDFGTKGQGEEEEEEEDDFGDFASTVSEKSDTAPVSGDPGSDTAQPDDFGASQADKPKFGKFDFLMASSQAKVKSSEEMIRSELATFDLSVQGSHKRSLSLGDKEISHSTPSPAPEQPFRDKSNTLSEKPALPVIRDKYKDLTGEVEESERYAYEWQRCLESALQVINKANDTLNGISSSSVCTEVIQSAQGMEYLLGVVEVYRVVRRVELGIKATAVCSDKLQQLLKDINRVWHNLIGFMSLANLSPDESSLDFSSCILRHGIKNAKELACGVCLLSVDSRSKAFSSETDSFKLMYGGHQYHASCANFWINCVEPKPPGLILPDLL
- the LOC117429303 gene encoding synergin gamma isoform X6 yields the protein MLQGTMPFHCSYLTLGCLFAVLQSSVRRCFKCSACWVTLSRVATLPLLRSEARRVWYRRLTRKLLLCVSRFQIARFVVKMALRPGAGGGGSFMFPVAGSHGPSQGMMPMQQQQQQQPGYPMVQVMQPNMQSMMGLNFGSQMPPGTMPMQGGMPMGPMQAAGMQYMGQPQFMGMTAPGPQYMPDMQKQLAEEHQKRLEHQQRMLEEDRKRRQFEEQKQKLRLLSSVKPKMGEKSRDDALEAIKGNLDGFSRDAKMHPTPASHPKKPGVGVYPQQEAIQPMVPGWLYNDSLVPDLFKKVLEITMTPSGIDTAKLYPILMSSGLPREALGQIWASANRTTPGKLTKEELYTVLAMIGVTQRGLPAMSLDILTQFPSAPVPNLPGLALVMPGVMQQQQQQHQQQPMLSMPPVPQPAVSMPLSTAQPVLGVNLPVQAGVLSTQVSPGFMPSFPSNTQASEPDDDDFQDFQEAPKAGSANDSFTDFQGESSGAFPIAARTQPQNSALALLTPISGSSTPASSDKYAVFKQLSVERPGETAVPVPDYGDKYSVFRALEQPPDIKPIGEGFADFKSAGGDDGFTDFKTADSISPLDPPEQAKIFQQTFPPPFLQTQPLQQQPQPHNSTATLPPSKPSLNMADLDLFSSLGGPAASTTAETKALSFPAPSTLASSLPPLAAPSSGAGRKALGGADDFGDFALFGSSSLGVSAPSAGVAHVQDDFADFMAFGSASSSGVPEQKTAEEKPSENNSSVGETPLQQQQQTSSDKYDIFKRLSLEGSTTTLGFEDAKESLSAGLASASSVVKGDADDFADFHSSRFSSALGASEKSLVDKVAAFKQAKEDSASVKSLDLPSIGGSSAGKEDSEDALSVQLDMKLSDLGGDLQHVLSDSSLDLPVVSGHQPPAAEVDDFKFDPFGTFSAGDSAVSSLASFDWSEREEPATIQSKKPQPSFFTSEGSPASATSVLQKKETSFGSAENFAVTTSGKVRAFTSEEASSASTAEGQFDAFPDFGTKGQGEEEEEEEDDFGDFASTVSEKSDTAPVSGDPGSDTAQPDDFGASQADKPKFGKFDFLMASSQAKVKSSEEMIRSELATFDLSVQGSHKRSLSLGDKEISHSTPSPAPEQPFRDKSNTLSEKPALPVIRDKYKDLTGEVEESERYAYEWQRCLESALQVINKANDTLNGISSSSVCTEVIQSAQGMEYLLGVVEVYRVVRRVELGIKATAVCSDKLQQLLKDINRVWHNLIGFMSLANLSPDESSLDFSSCILRHGIKNAKELACGVCLLSVDSRSKTSGLPLFTLVLNALQKEDKAKERPPKNAFSSETDSFKLMYGGHQYHASCANFWINCVEPKPPGLILPDLL